A stretch of Flavobacterium sp. N1994 DNA encodes these proteins:
- a CDS encoding T9SS sorting signal type C domain-containing protein — MNIFTPSTFQFSSYSFTRFATSLAFLFVLLFSGGMNAQSNANYTPATNATASLTDMSTGTTELSLASAAIPNTVYHDDDATPVTTFSSTTPFVFHFMGVPYTQFSVNSNGQMRLGGTTVGGTAITAAQAGPILAPLSGDNAIQTDGKVRYKITGSAPNRIAIIEWTSFRVPFSSTAGTGSNMQVRLYEATGAVEYVYGIMYANAATSRTVAWSSGTTATTSAWIATIGGTPTNTYSTAWTTTSFGGTASMTNLNGASNGSRRIFSWTPSVTPTVPTTLTFTSVASTSMTLNWVDASTNEYNFAVYNSSDGGTTWNYVGNTASTTTAATGGAYTFAATGLATATSYQWRVYAVGEGKYSTALSGTKGTPVTYTSVANADWNTASTWSPAAVPTAGDVVIINTNVTASSTPTNQVGSITVNNGFTLTLNGNYTNPSGSSITVNSGGTLALGAALTNTGTTTVSGTLQINQGGSVTGTAVAYGGTTTLTYAGTSTQTATAIEFPAASGPTNLTVNNSGGFRLPFSRTVAGNVTVTSGDVQNLSGTAVTLTMTGTSATLAVGGSITGTNVGSGNDINLTYAGTGTLTVNGAGSLCRFLNVTIPTATTLAIARGLEVMFGTFAINGNATLQINAGGYVSTTSPTYSSTSALIYNTASTSGSPYTVGTEWIGSSATAGVGIPNNVTIQGNTFITMPSGNRGAAGFLNVNSGSGITLNASTGDLSIGGNFTQNGTLTHNGRAINFFGTSATTQTISGSGLNTAGATNCFAYFLNNTTGTGGVTIGTNVTVYSTAGDVFQLLNAGPIKIGAFTLTLDGNGGNILTSGAARVIDFTSASGILLLKGSSATTLKTVTSVSSGSLSITSSTPGGQVQVQSGGFDCGSSLTTIGSGAFLTINTGGYVVNNSPTYATGSTLSFRTGAGYVVGSGDKTWGIGTSGVGVPDKVEVNTASTSVSITEDRTARSSVTVTSGTLTNNSKTLNIATTVTTGATALNINGGTVTNGGGTINIGVANGGNQALSLTSGALTISSGTVNLNGNVVNSGGTLTMSGGNFTIDPNSGTLATSVASGTIVFSITGGTQAVTGGTITFVDPPSAGAALTLGYSITTTNQSWVGNTIVVGGSSGTNATTATVGFAFDSYIGSGRLQLGAVTVAGGNTTDRYMSGPASTADEVLIGGTLTINSGSELRIGSSDEFNFAGNIVNNGTLTSLNTSTTAASSAINFEKQSGATSNTVAQTVSGTGTFRNSTTSSTAKFSSITFDNTASGAAVTFSIGDVTVSSATNFVNGIVDIGNNNSFTYVGTGVVVNRTNGYVLIQGTGQMKKDFATGASSFTFHVGENTGTTEYSPFTLSFSANSTARTIGVRPVDAIHPSMDDVDVQTDYISRYWQLSNSAAGTYTYTATATYLPADINGTEGNIKMNLWTGTSPWTLLTSSAASNVLTITSGVTNVSAPLGATADFTGRVKGSTTYTWNQTGSAVYSLDTNWTPARTTPAANDILVFDGAITPSPTVTGFASQTISKLLLTNSVNLNLQPTATATLTIAGGTGTDLDIPSGSTLNLSGGASVGLAFTGTTTSSIAGTLTFSSTAGTPTLDLTNNIATVTGTINLSSTTNATITTTSTTLLMNAGSFMNLTNGTTIIPLATWDTASTIVLSGSGSSFTNANQSYGNFTYNSSVNASTVSFFTTTTTGVIKGNANIQATGTGRFRFLTTGTLAINGNVNVSNAAVVDFINAAATLTVTGNVNVSNTAVLNFANGAGTISIGGSVTASDASIINFGSAAGANTTTIAGNVNLNSSATSVLSLASGSTQVVSVAGNFTQTAGTFSMGTGTGAGTLKVAGSFTAIALNNPGTGTANLIEFNGTTSQAVSPGASISGVINFKVSNPSGIAVTGTLPLNNGTTFTAASSGTAVTSGTVTYGTTTTLAYVTAVGAQTTGNEFPATSGPVNVTINNTNATPNVSLSGSRTVTGTLTITAGRILLGSNDLTSTGTQSITTPSTTKMIVTDGSGLYKRSIASGTGTYLFPIGENTGTIQYSQVTLQFTANSVARIVGAKVIDAVSTNMNTPSTPTNYLSRYWTFSENGAGGTYNYYINPAVAITGAEDENGTASLIKAAYWNGSTWTLSANTYTSGSLVSAVAGVSETAAPLGSVEWTGRDNPPVSYAWVGFTDGSWNTSTNWSPNGIPGSSDSVTLANGSTGAAANLSLTTAVTVNNLTFNGTGNFFTVGASPAAITVLGNVTYTAGTGTWNATSTFSLSSASSQTIPAFNYGNLNGTGGARVWTAGTTGIAGTFTTGAGAYTATSGSTVDYTGSGSQTIASTKYYDLTNSGNGARTLTTGTIDVANSYTPSTATTTPGTSNIFNFSSAGAQTIPASSYANITNTGNGNRTLASSGTITIAGTTFTPGSGTYTVTGSTVALTSTTGFNLTLPTVSSGNSFNVLTINGAGGTYTLPYSATTQNLATTLNIQAGTFVTNPASNTTALVNNIAVGTVNFSGGTIDDKSTGAVVTTTNLLISTAWNQTGGLATVTGAGLAKLIFTGGGATTFTGLTPSTNIIYYGLQVSNTTTLTLASNLAINGITGGTPILVDAGSTLNASSFVLSTTSTTNTFSINGTFKTSNLIGFTGSTTTAFNTTTNTPTVTLGTASTVEYTAASTQVVTNRTDYANLTLTGGSKTIGSTALTLSKTLTINAGATYNGAANPALTIGGDFLNSGTFTQGTGLLTFNGTTSQSVGGSTESTFNNVTVSGAAGGLSLGKSQTINGTLTLSASSGGNVDLNGSNNITLGATATVTGETCSRQFINTGSPTQGNGYIQTTRTFVSGTNYLGIAITTATSLGSTNIKRFVQKTVATPSGTNTIKRVYSVTPTTAATGNVTLTSSYCDGELNGNTESPVLITYYGTGTNETTGYSNVYATASNDATANTVTTGTIGSLIAGQNNITLANAGPDAYYTVQNGNWNTAATWALGAVPPTTADVTVKHTVAVVADATANSVKINASNSVTVTSGFDLNVANAIVNNGTLTIENNANLLQTNNVANTGTGSTIVKRNSAAIKRLDYTLWSSPVTGQELYAFSPFTFANRFYTYNPSNDLYTAYSGFAITGLNADNVNGTDGNHALFSTGTSYLIRAPWDHPTAPTVWTGIFTGVPNNGTVTLSSLTSGKFYAVGNPYPSTISADQFIADNSIGNNPLTPGDGLYFWRKTNNSSASSYATYTTAGGVKSGGDTLNIVPNGVIQVGQGFIVKTTSTSLAFNNGQRVGNNADQFLRSAAIERNRIWLNLSSSTDLINQMMVAYMTDATQGIDVAIDGRYFNDNATALNSYLNNEEFAIQGRSLPFDASDVVPLAFKAAADGNYTITLDHVDGLFAGGGQTIYLKDNLTNSLYDLSTGGYTFATTAGAFNSRFELVYQTALGTTHPTFTANNVIIYSQNHDFVINTGSVIMSSVKVFDIRGRLLLEKKGINSNQTVFNGGEANQVLMVQITSENGEVVNKKVIR, encoded by the coding sequence ATGAACATTTTTACACCGTCTACATTTCAATTTAGTAGTTATTCTTTTACCCGTTTCGCGACGAGTTTAGCGTTTTTATTTGTTTTGCTGTTTAGCGGAGGAATGAATGCCCAGAGTAATGCGAATTACACTCCTGCTACCAACGCGACTGCTTCTTTAACAGATATGTCAACTGGTACTACGGAATTGTCATTAGCAAGTGCTGCTATCCCAAATACAGTTTATCACGATGATGATGCTACGCCGGTGACTACTTTTTCATCCACTACGCCATTTGTATTTCACTTCATGGGAGTGCCTTACACACAGTTTAGTGTCAATTCAAATGGTCAAATGAGATTAGGAGGTACAACAGTTGGAGGAACAGCCATCACAGCAGCACAAGCGGGGCCTATATTAGCGCCACTAAGTGGAGATAATGCTATTCAAACCGATGGTAAAGTCCGTTACAAAATTACAGGTTCAGCGCCAAACAGAATTGCTATAATTGAATGGACTAGTTTTAGAGTACCATTCTCCTCTACTGCGGGAACTGGTAGCAATATGCAAGTTAGACTTTATGAGGCAACTGGAGCAGTGGAATATGTTTATGGTATTATGTATGCTAATGCTGCAACATCTAGAACGGTGGCATGGTCCTCAGGAACAACTGCTACTACAAGTGCCTGGATAGCTACAATAGGAGGTACTCCGACTAATACTTACTCAACAGCTTGGACAACCACTAGTTTTGGTGGAACAGCCAGTATGACTAATTTAAATGGTGCTAGTAACGGTTCTAGAAGAATTTTCAGTTGGACACCGTCAGTAACACCAACGGTACCAACTACACTTACTTTTACATCAGTGGCTAGTACCTCAATGACATTGAATTGGGTAGATGCTTCTACTAACGAATATAATTTTGCTGTATATAATTCATCAGACGGTGGTACTACATGGAATTATGTAGGTAATACAGCATCTACTACAACCGCTGCAACTGGTGGCGCGTATACCTTCGCTGCTACAGGTTTAGCAACAGCAACTTCGTACCAATGGCGTGTTTATGCCGTAGGTGAAGGTAAATATAGTACTGCTTTGAGTGGCACAAAAGGAACACCAGTAACTTATACGTCAGTAGCTAATGCTGATTGGAATACAGCCAGCACGTGGAGTCCAGCAGCTGTTCCTACTGCGGGAGATGTTGTAATCATAAATACTAACGTTACTGCTTCATCAACACCAACTAATCAAGTTGGATCCATCACAGTAAACAATGGTTTTACCTTAACATTGAATGGAAATTATACAAACCCAAGTGGTAGTAGCATCACGGTAAATAGTGGAGGCACGCTGGCTTTAGGAGCTGCTTTGACTAATACAGGAACTACAACAGTTAGTGGTACGCTTCAAATAAATCAAGGAGGTTCTGTTACAGGAACAGCTGTTGCTTACGGTGGTACAACTACACTAACCTATGCTGGAACAAGTACCCAAACAGCAACTGCCATTGAGTTTCCCGCAGCAAGTGGTCCAACAAATTTGACAGTAAATAATTCAGGAGGTTTCAGATTGCCATTTTCGAGAACTGTTGCAGGAAATGTTACGGTGACTAGTGGGGATGTACAAAATTTATCTGGAACGGCGGTTACTTTAACCATGACAGGAACAAGTGCTACCTTAGCTGTAGGAGGATCTATAACAGGTACCAATGTAGGATCTGGTAATGATATAAATTTGACTTATGCAGGTACAGGTACCTTGACGGTAAACGGAGCAGGTTCTTTATGTAGATTTTTAAATGTTACCATTCCAACAGCTACCACACTGGCAATTGCAAGAGGGCTTGAAGTTATGTTTGGAACATTTGCTATCAATGGTAACGCTACATTACAAATAAACGCAGGCGGATATGTTAGTACAACATCGCCTACTTACTCGTCAACATCAGCATTGATTTATAATACAGCAAGTACTTCTGGTTCACCTTATACCGTTGGAACGGAATGGATTGGTTCTTCAGCAACCGCAGGAGTTGGAATACCGAATAACGTAACTATACAAGGAAACACCTTTATTACGATGCCAAGCGGTAATCGTGGTGCTGCTGGTTTTTTGAATGTCAATTCAGGTTCGGGTATTACGTTAAATGCTTCAACAGGAGACTTAAGTATAGGAGGGAACTTTACACAAAACGGTACGTTAACTCATAATGGAAGAGCTATCAATTTCTTTGGTACTTCTGCTACTACACAAACTATTTCAGGTTCGGGTTTAAATACAGCAGGTGCTACCAACTGTTTTGCCTATTTCCTTAACAATACAACGGGTACTGGTGGTGTTACTATAGGTACCAATGTTACTGTTTATTCTACTGCTGGTGATGTATTCCAATTATTAAATGCAGGGCCTATAAAAATAGGTGCTTTTACCCTTACCCTTGATGGGAATGGTGGAAATATTTTAACATCGGGAGCGGCGAGAGTAATTGATTTTACCTCGGCGAGTGGTATTTTATTATTAAAAGGCTCATCGGCAACAACTCTTAAAACAGTGACCTCTGTAAGTAGTGGTTCCTTGAGTATTACTTCCTCTACTCCAGGTGGTCAGGTACAAGTGCAGTCGGGTGGTTTTGATTGTGGGTCTTCTTTGACTACTATAGGTAGTGGTGCTTTCTTAACAATTAATACGGGTGGTTATGTTGTGAATAATTCTCCAACTTATGCTACTGGTTCTACACTGTCTTTTAGAACGGGTGCCGGTTATGTTGTAGGTAGTGGTGATAAAACATGGGGAATAGGAACTAGCGGTGTTGGAGTGCCGGATAAAGTGGAGGTGAACACGGCTAGTACTAGTGTAAGTATTACTGAAGATAGAACGGCACGTAGTTCTGTTACTGTTACTTCGGGTACATTAACTAATAATTCAAAAACTTTAAATATAGCTACTACTGTTACTACTGGAGCCACTGCTTTGAATATAAATGGAGGGACAGTTACGAATGGTGGTGGTACTATAAATATTGGAGTTGCCAATGGAGGTAATCAAGCCTTATCATTAACCTCGGGAGCACTAACTATTAGTTCTGGAACTGTAAATCTTAATGGAAATGTAGTTAATTCGGGAGGAACACTTACTATGAGTGGTGGTAATTTTACAATCGACCCTAATAGCGGTACACTAGCAACAAGTGTTGCATCAGGAACAATCGTATTTAGTATTACTGGTGGAACGCAAGCCGTTACAGGAGGTACGATTACTTTTGTTGATCCACCAAGTGCCGGTGCTGCATTGACATTGGGGTATTCGATAACAACAACAAACCAATCATGGGTAGGAAATACCATAGTGGTTGGTGGTAGCTCTGGAACAAATGCTACTACGGCTACGGTTGGTTTTGCCTTTGATAGTTATATTGGATCTGGTCGTTTACAACTAGGAGCAGTAACAGTTGCTGGTGGTAATACTACAGACAGGTATATGAGCGGACCTGCAAGTACTGCAGACGAAGTGCTCATAGGTGGTACTTTAACAATAAATTCTGGTTCTGAATTACGTATTGGCTCTTCAGATGAATTTAACTTTGCCGGAAATATTGTAAATAATGGTACATTAACTTCATTAAACACCTCAACTACGGCTGCCTCTTCAGCTATTAATTTTGAAAAACAAAGTGGTGCGACCTCTAACACCGTTGCACAAACAGTGAGTGGTACAGGTACATTTAGGAATTCAACTACATCATCTACTGCAAAATTCTCTTCTATTACTTTTGATAACACAGCATCAGGTGCTGCAGTTACATTTAGTATAGGTGATGTTACTGTAAGTTCAGCAACAAATTTTGTAAATGGTATTGTAGATATAGGAAACAACAACAGTTTTACTTATGTAGGTACTGGTGTTGTTGTAAACAGAACCAATGGTTACGTATTAATACAAGGTACTGGGCAAATGAAAAAAGATTTTGCTACCGGTGCTTCTTCTTTTACTTTTCACGTCGGAGAAAATACTGGGACTACAGAATACTCTCCTTTTACATTGTCATTTTCAGCGAACTCAACAGCTAGAACTATAGGAGTTCGTCCTGTGGATGCTATTCATCCTTCTATGGACGATGTAGATGTACAAACCGATTATATCTCAAGATACTGGCAATTGAGCAACAGTGCTGCTGGCACGTATACTTACACTGCTACAGCTACCTATTTACCAGCTGATATTAATGGTACAGAAGGCAATATCAAAATGAATTTGTGGACTGGAACTTCCCCTTGGACACTATTGACTAGTTCGGCAGCATCCAATGTGCTTACGATTACTAGTGGTGTTACGAATGTTTCAGCCCCATTAGGTGCTACGGCAGACTTTACGGGTAGAGTAAAAGGGTCAACGACTTATACTTGGAACCAAACTGGTTCTGCTGTTTATTCTTTGGATACCAACTGGACTCCGGCAAGAACAACACCAGCCGCTAATGATATTTTGGTTTTTGACGGAGCTATTACGCCATCACCAACCGTTACAGGTTTTGCTTCTCAGACAATTTCAAAATTATTATTAACCAATAGCGTTAATTTAAATTTACAACCAACCGCTACTGCTACTTTAACTATAGCAGGAGGAACAGGAACTGATTTGGATATCCCATCAGGGTCTACTTTAAATTTAAGCGGTGGTGCTTCGGTAGGTTTAGCCTTTACAGGTACTACTACTAGTAGTATTGCTGGTACTTTAACGTTTTCTTCTACTGCAGGAACTCCTACTTTAGATTTGACTAACAATATAGCAACCGTAACTGGAACTATTAACTTGTCTTCAACAACCAATGCTACTATAACCACTACAAGTACTACATTATTGATGAATGCAGGTTCTTTTATGAATCTTACTAATGGAACCACCATTATTCCTTTGGCTACTTGGGATACTGCTTCTACTATTGTATTGTCTGGATCTGGAAGTTCTTTTACAAATGCTAATCAAAGTTATGGTAATTTTACCTATAATTCTTCTGTAAATGCCTCAACTGTATCGTTCTTTACAACAACTACCACAGGAGTTATTAAAGGAAATGCAAATATACAGGCTACTGGTACAGGAAGATTCCGTTTCCTTACTACTGGAACATTAGCCATAAACGGAAATGTGAATGTTAGTAATGCTGCTGTTGTTGATTTTATTAATGCAGCGGCGACCTTAACTGTAACAGGAAACGTAAATGTGAGCAATACAGCTGTTCTTAATTTTGCTAACGGAGCTGGTACGATTAGTATTGGTGGAAGTGTTACTGCCTCAGATGCTTCGATTATTAACTTTGGTTCTGCAGCAGGTGCTAACACTACTACAATTGCTGGAAACGTAAATCTTAATTCTTCGGCTACTTCGGTTTTATCTTTAGCATCAGGTTCTACTCAAGTGGTAAGTGTTGCTGGGAATTTTACCCAAACAGCAGGTACCTTCTCTATGGGAACAGGAACAGGAGCTGGAACTTTAAAAGTGGCAGGTTCGTTTACTGCGATTGCTTTAAATAATCCTGGTACAGGAACGGCTAATTTAATTGAGTTTAATGGAACTACGAGTCAGGCGGTTTCTCCGGGAGCCTCTATAAGTGGGGTAATTAACTTTAAAGTATCTAACCCATCGGGTATTGCTGTAACAGGTACTTTACCTTTGAATAATGGAACTACCTTTACTGCTGCTTCTAGTGGAACGGCTGTAACATCTGGGACGGTTACTTATGGTACAACAACAACATTAGCTTATGTAACAGCCGTTGGTGCACAAACTACTGGTAATGAGTTTCCTGCAACAAGTGGGCCGGTTAATGTTACTATTAATAATACTAATGCTACACCTAATGTTTCTTTAAGCGGTTCAAGAACTGTAACCGGTACATTGACTATTACGGCTGGTAGAATTCTTTTAGGAAGCAATGATTTAACTTCAACCGGAACACAATCTATTACTACACCAAGTACTACTAAAATGATTGTGACAGATGGTAGTGGTTTATATAAAAGAAGTATAGCTTCAGGAACAGGGACTTACCTTTTTCCTATAGGAGAAAATACAGGTACTATTCAATATTCACAAGTAACTTTACAATTTACAGCAAACTCTGTAGCACGTATTGTAGGTGCGAAAGTAATAGATGCTGTTAGTACTAATATGAATACCCCTTCTACACCAACTAATTATTTAAGTCGTTATTGGACTTTCTCTGAGAATGGTGCTGGAGGTACTTATAATTATTATATTAATCCGGCTGTTGCTATTACAGGAGCAGAGGATGAGAACGGAACAGCTTCTTTGATTAAAGCCGCTTATTGGAATGGTTCTACTTGGACGCTTTCTGCCAATACTTATACTAGTGGTAGTTTAGTGTCTGCCGTTGCAGGTGTATCAGAAACTGCTGCGCCACTTGGAAGTGTAGAATGGACAGGACGCGATAATCCTCCAGTATCCTATGCTTGGGTTGGTTTTACTGATGGTTCATGGAATACAAGTACAAACTGGAGTCCAAATGGTATACCAGGTTCATCTGACAGCGTAACCTTAGCTAATGGTAGTACAGGAGCTGCGGCTAATTTGAGTTTAACTACTGCAGTAACTGTTAATAACCTTACCTTTAATGGTACTGGTAATTTCTTTACCGTTGGTGCTTCACCAGCAGCTATTACTGTGTTAGGAAATGTTACTTATACGGCAGGTACAGGTACGTGGAATGCTACTAGTACTTTTAGTTTATCATCTGCTTCTTCACAAACGATACCAGCCTTTAATTATGGTAATTTAAACGGTACAGGAGGAGCCCGTGTTTGGACTGCTGGAACTACTGGTATAGCAGGAACCTTTACTACGGGTGCTGGCGCTTATACCGCTACTTCGGGAAGTACCGTTGATTATACTGGTTCAGGGTCACAAACTATTGCCTCAACAAAATACTATGATTTAACTAATAGTGGTAATGGCGCTAGAACTTTGACAACAGGAACTATAGATGTTGCGAATTCCTATACACCAAGTACTGCTACTACTACACCAGGTACTTCAAATATATTTAACTTTAGTAGTGCAGGAGCTCAAACCATACCGGCTTCATCTTATGCTAATATTACTAATACGGGTAATGGGAATAGAACCTTGGCCAGTTCAGGTACTATTACTATTGCTGGAACAACATTTACGCCAGGATCAGGCACTTATACTGTTACAGGAAGTACAGTAGCGTTAACCTCTACAACAGGATTTAATCTTACTTTACCAACTGTAAGCAGTGGTAATAGTTTTAACGTATTAACTATTAATGGTGCAGGTGGTACTTATACTTTACCATACTCTGCTACCACACAAAACTTGGCTACTACTTTAAACATTCAAGCAGGTACATTTGTTACGAATCCTGCTTCAAATACAACTGCTTTGGTCAATAATATTGCAGTTGGTACTGTTAACTTTAGTGGAGGTACTATAGATGATAAATCTACAGGTGCAGTGGTTACTACTACCAATCTTTTAATTAGTACTGCTTGGAATCAAACGGGAGGTTTAGCTACTGTTACAGGAGCTGGATTAGCGAAACTAATCTTTACTGGAGGAGGAGCTACTACATTTACAGGATTAACTCCAAGCACTAATATAATATATTATGGTTTACAGGTATCCAATACTACCACGTTAACCCTTGCCTCTAATTTAGCGATAAATGGTATAACAGGTGGAACACCAATTCTTGTAGATGCTGGTTCTACACTTAATGCTAGTTCATTTGTTTTATCGACTACTAGTACAACCAATACATTTTCAATAAACGGGACCTTTAAAACTTCTAATTTAATTGGATTTACAGGGTCAACGACTACAGCATTCAACACTACTACTAACACTCCTACGGTTACTTTAGGAACAGCTTCAACGGTTGAATATACTGCTGCTAGTACACAAGTAGTAACAAACCGAACCGATTATGCTAATCTTACCTTAACAGGAGGGTCTAAAACCATTGGTTCAACAGCATTAACACTTTCTAAAACGTTGACTATTAATGCCGGCGCTACTTATAATGGTGCAGCTAATCCTGCATTGACTATTGGAGGGGATTTCCTTAATAGTGGTACCTTCACACAGGGAACAGGCTTGTTAACTTTTAACGGCACAACCTCTCAATCGGTTGGTGGATCTACCGAAAGCACGTTTAACAATGTTACCGTTAGTGGAGCTGCAGGTGGATTATCATTAGGTAAAAGCCAAACGATTAATGGTACACTTACTTTATCGGCTTCTTCTGGAGGTAATGTTGATTTGAATGGAAGTAATAATATAACGTTAGGAGCAACAGCAACTGTAACTGGAGAAACTTGTTCAAGACAATTTATTAATACTGGTTCGCCTACACAAGGGAATGGTTATATTCAAACGACCCGTACTTTTGTTTCGGGTACTAATTACTTAGGCATTGCTATTACTACTGCAACTTCATTGGGAAGTACTAACATAAAACGATTTGTTCAAAAAACAGTTGCTACACCAAGTGGTACCAATACTATTAAACGTGTATATAGTGTAACTCCTACCACTGCTGCTACAGGCAATGTAACCTTAACTTCATCGTATTGTGATGGAGAACTTAATGGGAACACTGAGTCTCCGGTTTTAATTACTTATTATGGTACTGGTACTAATGAAACAACAGGATATAGTAATGTTTATGCTACTGCTTCTAATGATGCTACTGCCAACACAGTAACTACTGGGACAATAGGTTCTTTGATAGCAGGACAAAATAATATTACATTGGCTAATGCTGGTCCGGATGCTTATTACACCGTTCAAAATGGTAACTGGAATACAGCTGCCACATGGGCATTAGGTGCAGTTCCTCCAACCACCGCCGATGTAACTGTAAAACATACGGTTGCTGTAGTTGCTGATGCTACTGCGAATTCAGTTAAGATTAATGCAAGTAATTCGGTAACAGTGACTTCAGGATTTGATTTAAATGTTGCAAATGCTATTGTAAATAATGGAACATTAACAATAGAAAACAATGCTAATTTATTGCAAACTAATAATGTTGCCAATACAGGTACTGGTTCAACAATAGTAAAAAGAAACTCAGCTGCAATAAAACGTTTGGATTATACTTTATGGTCTTCACCAGTTACTGGTCAAGAGTTGTATGCTTTTTCACCGTTTACTTTTGCTAATCGTTTTTACACTTATAATCCAAGTAACGATTTGTATACTGCTTATTCAGGATTTGCTATTACAGGATTGAATGCCGATAATGTGAACGGAACAGATGGTAATCATGCGTTGTTCTCTACAGGAACAAGTTATTTAATTAGAGCTCCATGGGATCATCCTACTGCTCCGACTGTTTGGACAGGAATTTTTACGGGAGTACCTAATAACGGAACAGTAACACTTTCTAGTTTGACTAGTGGTAAGTTTTATGCTGTTGGAAATCCTTATCCATCTACTATTAGTGCGGATCAATTTATTGCTGATAATAGTATTGGAAATAATCCATTGACACCAGGAGACGGATTGTATTTCTGGAGAAAAACCAATAATTCTTCGGCTTCTTCTTATGCTACTTATACTACTGCAGGTGGTGTTAAATCGGGAGGAGACACTTTGAATATTGTTCCGAATGGAGTTATTCAAGTAGGACAAGGCTTTATTGTTAAAACGACTTCTACTTCTTTAGCGTTTAACAATGGTCAACGTGTTGGTAATAATGCGGATCAGTTCTTAAGAAGTGCCGCTATTGAACGTAATAGAATTTGGTTAAACTTATCTAGTTCGACGGATCTTATTAATCAGATGATGGTGGCTTATATGACAGATGCTACTCAAGGAATAGATGTTGCTATTGATGGTCGTTACTTTAATGATAATGCTACTGCTTTGAACTCGTATTTGAATAATGAAGAGTTTGCTATTCAAGGAAGAAGCTTACCATTTGATGCTTCGGATGTTGTTCCGTTAGCGTTTAAGGCTGCAGCTGATGGAAACTATACTATTACTTTAGATCATGTTGATGGTTTATTTGCAGGTGGTGGACAAACTATTTATTTGAAAGATAACTTGACTAACTCACTTTATGATTTGAGTACTGGTGGTTATACTTTTGCTACTACAGCAGGAGCTTTCAATAGTCGTTTTGAACTTGTTTACCAAACCGCTTTAGGAACTACTCATCCTACTTTTACTGCTAACAATGTAATTATCTATAGTCAAAACCATGATTTTGTAATTAACACTGGAAGTGTGATTATGTCTTCTGTAAAAGTATTTGATATTAGAGGCAGATTGTTGCTAGAGAAAAAAGGCATTAACTCTAACCAAACAGTATTCAATGGAGGAGAAGCGAATCAAGTTCTTATGGTTCAAATTACTTCTGAGAATGGTGAAGTAGTTAACAAGAAAGTGATTAGATAA